AATCTAGTGATTAATCCGTGAAATTATAAAAGATATAAATAATATATAAGTTAGGCTGTCACTCATGCTTAGCCGAAAAGAAGATACGAACTGAAAGATATTTTTTGTCACTTATTACACTCTGACTAAATGAAAAGCACCTACAAAATCTTTTGCAGGTGCTCATCATTTATTATCCTCTACGTCTAGAAATTAAAGAATGTTCATTTAAACTAAATGTACTACGTACACGCATCATCTGATCAATACGTTCTTCAGCTAAACGTTCAGCTGCTAAAGCTGTAGAAATGTTATCACGTTTCGCGATTTCAAATACTTTATCCATCTGGTCATAAATTTCATTTACTTTTTTCGTAGCACGATCTTGGTTATAGCCATTTAACTCATCAGCTACATTTATAACTCCACCAGAGTTTACTACAAAGTCAGGTGCATAGATAATGTCTCTTTCTTTGAGCATTGCTGCGTGTCTTTCCATGTCTTTTAACTGGTTATTAGATGATCCACATACTGCTTTAACTTTCAATTGTGGAATTGTGTCATCATTAAGAATCGCTCCTAATGCACATGGTGCAAAGATATCTGCTTCTACACCGTAAATTTCATCCGGCTTCACTGCTGTTGCACCAAAGTCATTCACTGCGCGATCAATTGATTCCTGGAAGATATCCGTAACGATTAATTTCGCACCTTCTTCATGTAAATATTTACATAGCGTATACGACACATTCCCTACCCCTTGTACAGAAATCGTCTTACCTGCTAAACTATCATCACCAAATGCTTCTTTCGCCGTACGTTTCATCGCACGATATACGCCTAATGCTGTCATCGGACTTGGATTACCGCTTGATCCATAACTTTCTGATAATCCTACGACATAGTCAGTTTCTGCAAATATCGTATCCATATCTGTAACTGATGTACCAACATCTTCTGCAGTAATATAACGTCCGTTTAGACTTTGAATATAACGTCCTAATGCTCTGAACAATGCTTCAGACTTATCTTTCTTAGGGTCTCCGATGACAACCGTCTTCGCACCACCTAAGTTTAGTCCGGCTGCTGCGTTCTTATACGTCATCCCTCGTGCTAATCGAAGAGCATCTTCAACTGCTTCTTCTTCACTGTTATATGGCCACATTCTGCAACCTCCGAGCGCTGGCCCTAACGTAGTATCATGAATCGCAATGATTGCTTTTAGCCCGCTCGCCTTATCCTGACAGAACACTACCTGTTCATAATCATATTGCTCTAATGTTTCAAATATCATTATTATTCCCCTTTTCCAATAAAGATATGTAACTGCTTACATTTTTATTATAGTATTAATAAGTAAATATTTCAATTTACGAAGTTTTATTAAATTACAGCATTTTTTCCGTCTATCAAATTAATGCAATCATGTTATAATAACGATATATAAAAATGAAATTGGTGATGTTTTGAAAAAGATTATTGCATTGATGGTACTTGTTATTCCAATCTATTTAGCTGGATTAGGCATCAAATGGATGAGAGATGCACTTTTTGGTGTACTTGTACCTGAGCTCCATTTTATTTGGTTACAATTTGTTATCGGATTTGTCTTGATGGTGCTCGGTGTCAGTTTTGTTGGTGGATACATTCTGCATATCGAGAAGAAAAGTAAACGCGCACAACAGAAGTTTCGTAAATAACTGAACATAAAAAATCGAGATGCTGTCATTTCAGCTCTCGATTTTTTTCATTCG
Above is a window of Macrococcoides canis DNA encoding:
- a CDS encoding Glu/Leu/Phe/Val dehydrogenase dimerization domain-containing protein, which encodes MIFETLEQYDYEQVVFCQDKASGLKAIIAIHDTTLGPALGGCRMWPYNSEEEAVEDALRLARGMTYKNAAAGLNLGGAKTVVIGDPKKDKSEALFRALGRYIQSLNGRYITAEDVGTSVTDMDTIFAETDYVVGLSESYGSSGNPSPMTALGVYRAMKRTAKEAFGDDSLAGKTISVQGVGNVSYTLCKYLHEEGAKLIVTDIFQESIDRAVNDFGATAVKPDEIYGVEADIFAPCALGAILNDDTIPQLKVKAVCGSSNNQLKDMERHAAMLKERDIIYAPDFVVNSGGVINVADELNGYNQDRATKKVNEIYDQMDKVFEIAKRDNISTALAAERLAEERIDQMMRVRSTFSLNEHSLISRRRG
- a CDS encoding DUF2627 domain-containing protein, which codes for MKKIIALMVLVIPIYLAGLGIKWMRDALFGVLVPELHFIWLQFVIGFVLMVLGVSFVGGYILHIEKKSKRAQQKFRK